Proteins from a genomic interval of Oreochromis aureus strain Israel breed Guangdong linkage group 6, ZZ_aureus, whole genome shotgun sequence:
- the LOC116316849 gene encoding ral GTPase-activating protein subunit beta-like isoform X3, with protein MDRSLCGGRGQVSVLSCFPPSVGRDIAVAVVKPLGAGLGNPGTRSLLCTDKQVKWTMEVLCYGLTLPLEGDTVKLCVDIYTDWLMALVSPRDSTPPPISRDPNLYVQKILRHLFNLFLPRSDQVNLVYLSLYQQVLCAVQVLARESTMMSRDTWETLLHFLLRINHAMLSPATAAGGVSDLLMAVLLEVWLLSCSRCFPSRSLWQTCRQMLSSWRHQPAVVEQWCRVVAALTSRLLQLTFGPSFPHFKVPEEDAALIPEDMDDKRIPQTWFRFLHLFSNPVELSRTAAVVPSQVSQGEVLRRGDSQLPNIFFKAMSGLRILVDAFLGVTVENKETIEQLLPNTEMTTRLHFRDRLPSFGISVTKSPFRDRLPSYGISRPRSGSAPPTPVNVLSVPSSPSSTSSSPPYNRQVTAANFSKTTNKTPTSPSSYWKSFSQLSSFSSPFCSSLRPSPSPLRCNVDSLLHLFGCWLFDAALISRDSAGQGDVAVMSNGWAAGRAEACGTLCRIFSCRKTAEDILSVYLSRFYLVLIQGLQASEKASSPVLASILLNSTSLFCCDLRGVNILLPPFISALENVLLDRELLKFKNFVTPVDLRRASILVLLSLLPIPMHFGSIQLEELLDRKLSADAATGTLLSLKPRLISVLIGALQTEADTCNIQLLLAAMLNLVQDSAVLEPAGRTQQETEPLLTGTSKLKQALGASQTSANRWTRGSNAAAVLWVQFLRLLTQRLTSQWRNDSAVCLSALEVLGGLAKVEVRVEESERMRVVSSVCTYIVFQCSRPPPLHSRDLHSIIVAAFQCLNVWLTQHPTLLGHKECLLEVLEIVELGISGMKSRQEQKVRCKEEKDQNPASLRVKEAAEATLSCVMQVSEAFPFVSGFLNEDVLLRSSCQSDSSLEKFRYFVLESSMILAFWEQTLRREQAQYPSLIMVIRGPSGRHTWSLELCPKPHEGQADTQEPLIPEQHSMAQEDARIQTVIKQQLLPECFDTVPSVKADHSIPILHETITEEVQQQLEHLQTALKRQQQIEARPQASSRSAVTMTCRPPPPVTHFQAARLFLSHLGLLTSESVKDPGISGVPAPLVALDSSLPGFFDSLRNLDQQPSRIYDSTFIFYMGAGQRTEAEILKNVESACNVHSHFLDFLSSLGWPVEVGQVGRVSTNRSEFSAVLGDSGGSVFDGKRFILMFTDSLTELTFIVPSLLHNGSSKSSEMFFPSAESPLNLPCHSKSNSYPAMMPCNSSECNLMIVWVERFEDIENFPVSGLLSHTRSQTEMSISTIQLIYIHPLKTGLYRIHVSENTTSKFGLVVPLVSGSVVSKRSLGFLVREMVINWCHRRLLESDSTPPPHIRRKHIINDITLRYRSCHSEPAFYSSLFHEP; from the exons ATGGACCGATCACTGTGTGGTGGGCGGGGTCAAGTGAGCGTGCTCAGCTGTTTCCCGCCTTCTGTAGGCAGAGATATTGCTGTTGCTGTGGTGAAACCCCTGGGAGCTGGCCTTGGAAACCCTGGCACCCGTAGCTTGCTCTGCACAGACAAACAG GTAAAGTGGACAATGGAGGTCTTGTGTTATGGCCTCACTCTCCCACTAGAAGGAGATACCGTCAAACTCTGCGTGGACATCTACACTGATTGGCTAATGGCCCTGGTTTCTCCAAGAGACTCCACTCCTCCACCAATCAGCAGAGACCCCAACCTGTATGTCCAGAAGATCCTCCGACACCTGTTCAATCTGTTCTTGCCCAG GTCAGACCAGGTAAATCTGGTCTACCTGTCTCTCTATCAGCAGGTTCTGTGTGCTGTCCAAGTACTGGCTAGAGAGAGTACCATGATGAGTAGAGACACTTGGGAGACTCTGTTGCACTTCTTGCTTCGCATCAACCATGCCATGCTGTCTCCAGCAACTGCTGCAG GTGGTGTATCAGACCTGTTGATGGCGGTGCTTCTTGAAGTGTGGCTGCTGTCTTGCTCTCGGTGTTTTCCATCTCGTTCACTATGGCAGACATGCAGACAGATGTTGAGCAGCTGGAGACATCAGCCTGCAGTTGTGGAACAGTGGTGCAGAGTTGTTGCAGCCTTAACTTCCAG GTTGCTGCAGCTGACTTTTGGGCCATCCTTCCCTCACTTTAAAGTCCCAGAAGAAGATGCTGCCCTGATCCCTGAGGACATGGATGATAAGCGAATCCCTCAGACCTGGTTCAGATTCCTCCACTTATTTAG TAATCCGGTGGAGCTTAGTCGCACAGCAGCTGTTGTTCCATCTCAAGTTTCACAGGGGGAGGTGTTAAGAAGAGGTGACAGTCAGCTACCAAACATCTTCTTTAAAGCCATGAGTGGACTCAGGATCCTTGTCGACGCCTTCCTGG GTGTGACTGtggaaaataaagaaacaatagAACAACTCCTGCCAAACACTG AAATGACAACAAGACTGCACTTCAGAGACCGGCTGCCTTCTTTTG GTATTTCTGTGACCAAAAGCCCGTTCAGAGACCGTCTGCCCTCCTATG GTATCTCCCGGCCTCGTTCTGGCAGTGCACCACCCACACCAGTGAATGTACTGAGCGTGCCCAGCTCCCCCTCCTCAACCAGTTCCTCCCCTCCATACAACAGACAAGTGACAGCAGCAAATTTTTCTAAGACAACCAACAAGACTCCCACG AGTCCATCATCCTACTGGAAATCTTTCTCCCAGCTTTCTTCCTTCTCCTCCCCTTTTTGTTCCTCTCTCAGACCCTCTCCCTCACCCCTCAGGTGTAATGTGGACTCCCTTCTACATCTGTTTGGTTGCTGGCTGTTTGATGCTGCACTAATCAGCAGAGACTCTG CTGGGCAGGGTGAtgttgctgtgatgtcaaatggaTGGGCAGCAGGTCGAGCTGAGGCTTGCGGGACACTTTGCAGGATCTTCAGCTGTAGGAAGACAGCAGAGGACATTCTGTCTGTCTACCTGTCCAG GTTCTACCTGGTTTTGATACAGGGTCTTCAAGCGTCAGAGAAGGCCAGTTCCCCTGTTCTGGCCTCCATTCTGCTGAACTCCACCTCTCTGTTCTGCTGTGACCTAAGAGGAGTCAACATACTGCTACCTCCCTTTATCTCAGCTCTGGAAAATGTGCTGCTTGACAG agaGCTGCTGAAGTTTAAGAATTTTGTCACTCCGGTGGATTTAAGGCGAGCCTCCATCCTAGTCCTGCTTTCCCTGCTGCCCATCCCTATGCACTTTGGATCAATCCAGTTAGAG GAGTTACTGGATAGGAAGTTAAGTGCTGATGCTGCAACAGGTACGCTCCTGTCACTGAAGCCACGCCTTATCAGTGTCCTGATTGGAGCTCTGCAGACAGAGGCGGACACCTGTAACATACAGCTCCTCCTGG CGGCCATGTTGAATCTGGTTCAGGATTCAGCTGTGTTAGAGCCTGCAGGACGAACTCAGCAA GAAACTGAGCCCCTgcttactgggaccagtaaacTCAAACAGGCTTTGGGGGCAAGTCAGACCAGTGCGAACCGATGGACCAGAGGATCGA ATGCAGCGGCAGTTTTGTGGGTTCAATTTCTACGTTTGCTCACTCAGCGTCTGACTTCTCAGTGGAGGAATGATTCAGCAGTTTGTCTGTCTGCCCTGGAAGTACTGGGAGGATTGGCCAAg GTGGAGGTGCGAGTGGAGGAGTCAGAGAGGATGCGAGTAGTCAGTTCGGTCTGCACCTACATTGTTTTTCAGTGCAgtcgtcctcctcctcttcactccAGAGATCTGCACTCCATCATTGTTGCTGCCTTCCAATGTCTCAATGTCTGGTTAACACAACATCCCACACTGCTTGGCCATAAG GAGTGTTTGTTGGAGGTCCTGGAGATTGTGGAACTTGGGATTTCAGGCATGAAGTCTAGACAGGAACAAAAAGTGAGATGTAAAGAGGAGAAAGACCAAAACCCAGCCTCTCTGAGGGTGAAGGAGGCAGCAGAGGCCACACTTAGCTG TGTTATGCAGGTTTCAGAGGCATTCCCTTTCGTCAGTGGTTTCCTCAATGAGGATGTTCTGCTTCGCTCTTCCTGTCAGAGTGACAGCAGTCTTGAGAAGTTCAGATATTTTGTGCTGGAAAGCTCCATGATCCTAGCCTTTTGGGAGCAAACACTGAGACGTGAACAGG CACAGTATCCATCGCTCATCATGGTGATCAGGGGACCGTCAGGACGCCACACTTGGAGTCTAGAGCTTTGTCCAAAGCCCCACGAGGGACAAGCTGACACACAG GAACCCCTGATACCAGAACAGCACAGCATGGCCCAGGAAGATGCCAGAATACAAACTGTTATCAAACAGCAGCTGCTTCCTGAATGCTTTGATACAGTTCCATCAGTTAAGGCAGATCATAGTATTCCAATTCTGCATGAGACCATTACTGAGGAG GTGCAGCAGCAACTAGAACATTTGCAAACAGctttaaagagacagcagcaaattGAGGCTCGACCACAAGCGAGCAGTCGTTCGGCTGTCACGATGACCTGTAGACCTCCTCCACCTGTCACCCATTTCCAGGCGGCAAGACTGTTCCTGTCCCACTTGGGCCTGCTGACATCTGAGAGTGTAAAG GATCCAGGTATCAGTGGTGTTCCAGCTCCGCTTGTGGCGCTCGACTCATCTCTTCCAGGTTTCTTTGACAGTCTGAGAAATTTGGACCAGCAGCCATCAAGAATCTACGATTCCACCTTTATCTTCTACATGGGAGCAGGACAGAGGACAGAGGCTGAG ATCCTGAAGAATGTGGAGTCAGCCTGCAATGTCCATTCACACTTCCTCGACTTCTTGTCATCTCTTGGTTGGCCGGTGGAGGTGGGACAGGTGGGCAGGGTCAGCACTAACAGATCTG AATTTTCTGCTGTGCTGGGTGACAGCGGAGGGAGTGTGTTTGACGGGAAGAGGTTCATCCTGATGTTCACAGACAGTCTGACAGAGCTCACCTTCATTGTTCCATCACTGTTACACA ATGGTTCGTCAAAGAGTTCAGAGATGTTTTTCCCATCTGCTGAGTCACCACTCAACCTACCATGTCACTCTAAATCCAAT AGTTATCCAGCAATGATGCCATGTAACAGCTCTGAATGCAACTTGATGATAGTCTGGGTCGAACGGTTCGAGGACATTG agAATTTCCCTGTGTCTGGTCTCCTGTCACATACCAGGTCACAAACAGAGATGAG TATATCCACAATCCAGCTGATTTACATACATCCTCTGAAAACTGGACTCTACCGAATCCATGTCAGTGAAAACACCACCAGCAAGTTCGGTTTGGTAGTCCCATTGGTCAGCGGGAGTGTGGTCAGCAAGAGGTCACTGG GTTTTTTGGTTAGGGAGATGGTGATAAACTGGTGCCATCGAAGATTGTTAGAAAGTGACTCTACTCCACCGCCTCACATTAGAAGAAAGCACATCATCAATGACATCACTCTTCGCTACCGCAGCTGCCACTCTGAACCTGCCTTTTACTCTTCCCTTTTCCATGAACCCTAA
- the LOC116316849 gene encoding ral GTPase-activating protein subunit beta-like isoform X4 — protein sequence MALVSPRDSTPPPISRDPNLYVQKILRHLFNLFLPRSDQVNLVYLSLYQQVLCAVQVLARESTMMSRDTWETLLHFLLRINHAMLSPATAAGGVSDLLMAVLLEVWLLSCSRCFPSRSLWQTCRQMLSSWRHQPAVVEQWCRVVAALTSRLLQLTFGPSFPHFKVPEEDAALIPEDMDDKRIPQTWFRFLHLFSNPVELSRTAAVVPSQVSQGEVLRRGDSQLPNIFFKAMSGLRILVDAFLGVTVENKETIEQLLPNTEMTTRLHFRDRLPSFGISVTKSPFRDRLPSYGISRPRSGSAPPTPVNVLSVPSSPSSTSSSPPYNRQVTAANFSKTTNKTPTSPSSYWKSFSQLSSFSSPFCSSLRPSPSPLRCNVDSLLHLFGCWLFDAALISRDSAGQGDVAVMSNGWAAGRAEACGTLCRIFSCRKTAEDILSVYLSRFYLVLIQGLQASEKASSPVLASILLNSTSLFCCDLRGVNILLPPFISALENVLLDRELLKFKNFVTPVDLRRASILVLLSLLPIPMHFGSIQLEELLDRKLSADAATGTLLSLKPRLISVLIGALQTEADTCNIQLLLAAMLNLVQDSAVLEPAGRTQQETEPLLTGTSKLKQALGASQTSANRWTRGSNAAAVLWVQFLRLLTQRLTSQWRNDSAVCLSALEVLGGLAKVEVRVEESERMRVVSSVCTYIVFQCSRPPPLHSRDLHSIIVAAFQCLNVWLTQHPTLLGHKECLLEVLEIVELGISGMKSRQEQKVRCKEEKDQNPASLRVKEAAEATLSCVMQVSEAFPFVSGFLNEDVLLRSSCQSDSSLEKFRYFVLESSMILAFWEQTLRREQAQYPSLIMVIRGPSGRHTWSLELCPKPHEGQADTQVDTSKLMPYDSVNVEPLIPEQHSMAQEDARIQTVIKQQLLPECFDTVPSVKADHSIPILHETITEEVQQQLEHLQTALKRQQQIEARPQASSRSAVTMTCRPPPPVTHFQAARLFLSHLGLLTSESVKDPGISGVPAPLVALDSSLPGFFDSLRNLDQQPSRIYDSTFIFYMGAGQRTEAEILKNVESACNVHSHFLDFLSSLGWPVEVGQVGRVSTNRSEFSAVLGDSGGSVFDGKRFILMFTDSLTELTFIVPSLLHNGSSKSSEMFFPSAESPLNLPCHSKSNSYPAMMPCNSSECNLMIVWVERFEDIENFPVSGLLSHTRSQTEMSISTIQLIYIHPLKTGLYRIHVSENTTSKFGLVVPLVSGSVVSKRSLGFLVREMVINWCHRRLLESDSTPPPHIRRKHIINDITLRYRSCHSEPAFYSSLFHEP from the exons ATGGCCCTGGTTTCTCCAAGAGACTCCACTCCTCCACCAATCAGCAGAGACCCCAACCTGTATGTCCAGAAGATCCTCCGACACCTGTTCAATCTGTTCTTGCCCAG GTCAGACCAGGTAAATCTGGTCTACCTGTCTCTCTATCAGCAGGTTCTGTGTGCTGTCCAAGTACTGGCTAGAGAGAGTACCATGATGAGTAGAGACACTTGGGAGACTCTGTTGCACTTCTTGCTTCGCATCAACCATGCCATGCTGTCTCCAGCAACTGCTGCAG GTGGTGTATCAGACCTGTTGATGGCGGTGCTTCTTGAAGTGTGGCTGCTGTCTTGCTCTCGGTGTTTTCCATCTCGTTCACTATGGCAGACATGCAGACAGATGTTGAGCAGCTGGAGACATCAGCCTGCAGTTGTGGAACAGTGGTGCAGAGTTGTTGCAGCCTTAACTTCCAG GTTGCTGCAGCTGACTTTTGGGCCATCCTTCCCTCACTTTAAAGTCCCAGAAGAAGATGCTGCCCTGATCCCTGAGGACATGGATGATAAGCGAATCCCTCAGACCTGGTTCAGATTCCTCCACTTATTTAG TAATCCGGTGGAGCTTAGTCGCACAGCAGCTGTTGTTCCATCTCAAGTTTCACAGGGGGAGGTGTTAAGAAGAGGTGACAGTCAGCTACCAAACATCTTCTTTAAAGCCATGAGTGGACTCAGGATCCTTGTCGACGCCTTCCTGG GTGTGACTGtggaaaataaagaaacaatagAACAACTCCTGCCAAACACTG AAATGACAACAAGACTGCACTTCAGAGACCGGCTGCCTTCTTTTG GTATTTCTGTGACCAAAAGCCCGTTCAGAGACCGTCTGCCCTCCTATG GTATCTCCCGGCCTCGTTCTGGCAGTGCACCACCCACACCAGTGAATGTACTGAGCGTGCCCAGCTCCCCCTCCTCAACCAGTTCCTCCCCTCCATACAACAGACAAGTGACAGCAGCAAATTTTTCTAAGACAACCAACAAGACTCCCACG AGTCCATCATCCTACTGGAAATCTTTCTCCCAGCTTTCTTCCTTCTCCTCCCCTTTTTGTTCCTCTCTCAGACCCTCTCCCTCACCCCTCAGGTGTAATGTGGACTCCCTTCTACATCTGTTTGGTTGCTGGCTGTTTGATGCTGCACTAATCAGCAGAGACTCTG CTGGGCAGGGTGAtgttgctgtgatgtcaaatggaTGGGCAGCAGGTCGAGCTGAGGCTTGCGGGACACTTTGCAGGATCTTCAGCTGTAGGAAGACAGCAGAGGACATTCTGTCTGTCTACCTGTCCAG GTTCTACCTGGTTTTGATACAGGGTCTTCAAGCGTCAGAGAAGGCCAGTTCCCCTGTTCTGGCCTCCATTCTGCTGAACTCCACCTCTCTGTTCTGCTGTGACCTAAGAGGAGTCAACATACTGCTACCTCCCTTTATCTCAGCTCTGGAAAATGTGCTGCTTGACAG agaGCTGCTGAAGTTTAAGAATTTTGTCACTCCGGTGGATTTAAGGCGAGCCTCCATCCTAGTCCTGCTTTCCCTGCTGCCCATCCCTATGCACTTTGGATCAATCCAGTTAGAG GAGTTACTGGATAGGAAGTTAAGTGCTGATGCTGCAACAGGTACGCTCCTGTCACTGAAGCCACGCCTTATCAGTGTCCTGATTGGAGCTCTGCAGACAGAGGCGGACACCTGTAACATACAGCTCCTCCTGG CGGCCATGTTGAATCTGGTTCAGGATTCAGCTGTGTTAGAGCCTGCAGGACGAACTCAGCAA GAAACTGAGCCCCTgcttactgggaccagtaaacTCAAACAGGCTTTGGGGGCAAGTCAGACCAGTGCGAACCGATGGACCAGAGGATCGA ATGCAGCGGCAGTTTTGTGGGTTCAATTTCTACGTTTGCTCACTCAGCGTCTGACTTCTCAGTGGAGGAATGATTCAGCAGTTTGTCTGTCTGCCCTGGAAGTACTGGGAGGATTGGCCAAg GTGGAGGTGCGAGTGGAGGAGTCAGAGAGGATGCGAGTAGTCAGTTCGGTCTGCACCTACATTGTTTTTCAGTGCAgtcgtcctcctcctcttcactccAGAGATCTGCACTCCATCATTGTTGCTGCCTTCCAATGTCTCAATGTCTGGTTAACACAACATCCCACACTGCTTGGCCATAAG GAGTGTTTGTTGGAGGTCCTGGAGATTGTGGAACTTGGGATTTCAGGCATGAAGTCTAGACAGGAACAAAAAGTGAGATGTAAAGAGGAGAAAGACCAAAACCCAGCCTCTCTGAGGGTGAAGGAGGCAGCAGAGGCCACACTTAGCTG TGTTATGCAGGTTTCAGAGGCATTCCCTTTCGTCAGTGGTTTCCTCAATGAGGATGTTCTGCTTCGCTCTTCCTGTCAGAGTGACAGCAGTCTTGAGAAGTTCAGATATTTTGTGCTGGAAAGCTCCATGATCCTAGCCTTTTGGGAGCAAACACTGAGACGTGAACAGG CACAGTATCCATCGCTCATCATGGTGATCAGGGGACCGTCAGGACGCCACACTTGGAGTCTAGAGCTTTGTCCAAAGCCCCACGAGGGACAAGCTGACACACAGGTGGACACTTCCAAGCTGATGCCGTATGATTCAGTAAATGTT GAACCCCTGATACCAGAACAGCACAGCATGGCCCAGGAAGATGCCAGAATACAAACTGTTATCAAACAGCAGCTGCTTCCTGAATGCTTTGATACAGTTCCATCAGTTAAGGCAGATCATAGTATTCCAATTCTGCATGAGACCATTACTGAGGAG GTGCAGCAGCAACTAGAACATTTGCAAACAGctttaaagagacagcagcaaattGAGGCTCGACCACAAGCGAGCAGTCGTTCGGCTGTCACGATGACCTGTAGACCTCCTCCACCTGTCACCCATTTCCAGGCGGCAAGACTGTTCCTGTCCCACTTGGGCCTGCTGACATCTGAGAGTGTAAAG GATCCAGGTATCAGTGGTGTTCCAGCTCCGCTTGTGGCGCTCGACTCATCTCTTCCAGGTTTCTTTGACAGTCTGAGAAATTTGGACCAGCAGCCATCAAGAATCTACGATTCCACCTTTATCTTCTACATGGGAGCAGGACAGAGGACAGAGGCTGAG ATCCTGAAGAATGTGGAGTCAGCCTGCAATGTCCATTCACACTTCCTCGACTTCTTGTCATCTCTTGGTTGGCCGGTGGAGGTGGGACAGGTGGGCAGGGTCAGCACTAACAGATCTG AATTTTCTGCTGTGCTGGGTGACAGCGGAGGGAGTGTGTTTGACGGGAAGAGGTTCATCCTGATGTTCACAGACAGTCTGACAGAGCTCACCTTCATTGTTCCATCACTGTTACACA ATGGTTCGTCAAAGAGTTCAGAGATGTTTTTCCCATCTGCTGAGTCACCACTCAACCTACCATGTCACTCTAAATCCAAT AGTTATCCAGCAATGATGCCATGTAACAGCTCTGAATGCAACTTGATGATAGTCTGGGTCGAACGGTTCGAGGACATTG agAATTTCCCTGTGTCTGGTCTCCTGTCACATACCAGGTCACAAACAGAGATGAG TATATCCACAATCCAGCTGATTTACATACATCCTCTGAAAACTGGACTCTACCGAATCCATGTCAGTGAAAACACCACCAGCAAGTTCGGTTTGGTAGTCCCATTGGTCAGCGGGAGTGTGGTCAGCAAGAGGTCACTGG GTTTTTTGGTTAGGGAGATGGTGATAAACTGGTGCCATCGAAGATTGTTAGAAAGTGACTCTACTCCACCGCCTCACATTAGAAGAAAGCACATCATCAATGACATCACTCTTCGCTACCGCAGCTGCCACTCTGAACCTGCCTTTTACTCTTCCCTTTTCCATGAACCCTAA